In the Ursus arctos isolate Adak ecotype North America unplaced genomic scaffold, UrsArc2.0 scaffold_5, whole genome shotgun sequence genome, one interval contains:
- the LOC113261910 gene encoding olfactory receptor 2T6-like, with the protein MDRDNKTLSSDFTLTGLFTQSATSGFLFSIIFAIFFMAMIANGIMIFLIHIDSHLHTPMYFLLSHLSFIDMMYISTIVPKMLVDYLVGKGTISFIACTAQYFLYMGFVGAEFFLLGLMAYDRYVAICNPLRYPVLMNHRVCWMILASSWFGGALDSFLLTPITMSLPFCSSHKINHFFCEAPTMLRLACGDKAAYEMVMYICCVMMLLIPFSVVIASYARILITVHQMKSAEGKKKAFATCSSHIMVVTLFYGAALYTYMLPQSYHTPIKDKVFSAFYTILTPLLNPLIYSLRNTDVTGAFKRILSRCQGDPGVSREGF; encoded by the coding sequence ATGGATAGAGACAATAAAACCTTGTCCAGTGATTTCACCCTCACAGGGCTCTTCACTCAAAGTGCAACTTCAGGCTTCCTTTTCAGCATCATCTTTGCCATTTTCTTCATGGCCATGATAGCTAATGGGATCATGATCTTCCTGATTCACATAGATtctcacctccacacccccatgtacttcctgCTCAGCCACCTCTCCTTTATTGACATGATGTACATCTCTACCATTGTGCCCAAGATGTTGGTTGATTATCTTGTGGGTAAGGGGACCATTTCCTTCATTGCCTGTACAGCCCAGTACTTTCTCTACATGGGCTTTGTGGGGGCTGAATTTTTCCTGCTGGGACTCATGGcttatgaccgctatgtggccatctgcaaccctCTTCGCTATCCTGTCCTTATGAACCACCGGGTCTGTTGGATGATCTTGGCCAGCTCTTGGTTTGGTGGTGCTTTGGACAGCTTTCTCCTCACACCTATCACCATGAGTCTCCCATTCTGCAGTTCTCACAAGATCAATCACTTCTTCTGTGAAGCTCCCACCATGCTGAGGCTGGCCTGTGGTGACAAAGCTGCCTATGAAATGGTCATGTACATTTGCTGTGTCATGATGTTGCTGATCCCCTTCTCTGTGGTGATTGCTTCCTATGCCCGGATTCTCATCACAGTGCACCAGATGAAGTCagcagaagggaagaagaaggccTTTGCCACCTGCTCATCACACATAATGGTGGTGACGTTGTTTTATGGGGCTGCCCTATACACATATATGCTTCCCCAATCCTACCACACACCGATCAAAGACAAGGTCTTCTCTGCCTTTTACACCATTCTCACTCCTTTGTTAAATCCTCTCATCTACAGCTTGAGGAACACAGATGTAACCGGAGCCTTTAAGAGGATTTTGTCAAGATGTCAAGGGGATCCTGGTGTGTCAAGGGAAGGATTCTGA
- the LOC113261448 gene encoding olfactory receptor 2T1 translates to MGSMEVYNTTSSSADFTFMGLFNRKDISGLLFAIISVIFFIALMANGIMIFLIRTDARLHTPMYFLLSHLSFIDMMYISTIVPKMLVDYLLGQRTISFMGCTAQHFLYLTLVGAEFFLLGLMAYDRYVAICNPLRYPVLMSRRVCWMIIAGSWFGGSLDGFLLTPITMSFPFCNSREINHFFCEAPAVLRLACADTALYETVMYVCCVLMLLIPFSVVIASYARILTTVHHMSSVEGRKKAFATCSSHMTVVTLFYGAAMYTYMLPHSYHRPAQDKVFSVFYTILTPMLNPLIYSLRNKDVTGALKRALGRFKGTQRVSGEVF, encoded by the coding sequence ATGGGATCAATGGAAGTGTACAACACAACCTCTTCCTCTGCAGACTTCACCTTCATGGGACTGTTCAACAGGAAGGACATATCAGGCCTTCTTTTTGCCATTATCTCTGTCATCTTTTTCATTGCATTGATGGCCAATGGGATCATGATCTTCCTGATCCGCACTGATGCACGACTTCACACTCCCATGTACTTCCTGCTCAGCCACCTCTCCTTCATTGACATGATGTACATCTCCACCATCGTGCCCAAGATGCTGGTTGATTACCTGCTGGGTCAAAGAACCATCTCCTTTATGGGGTGCACAGCTCAGCATTTCCTCTACCTCACCCTCGTGGGAGCCGAGTTCTTCCTGTTGGGCctcatggcctatgaccgctatgtggccatctgcaaccccCTTCGCTATCCTGTTCTTATGAGCCGCCGGGTCTGTTGGATGATCATAGCAGGTTCCTGGTTTGGGGGCTCTCTGGATGGTTTCCTTCTAACTCCCATCACCATGAGCTTTCCTTTCTGCAACTCCCGGGAAATTAACCATTTCTTCTGTGAGGCACCTGCAGTCCTGCGATTGGCATGTGCAGACACAGCCCTCTATGAGACAGTAATGTATGTGTGCTGTGTTCTGATGCTGCTAATTCCTTTCTCTGTAGTGATTGCTTCTTATGCCCGAATCCTGACCACAGTCCACCACATGAGTTCagtggaggggaggaagaaggcatTTGCCACCTGCTCGTCTCACATGACAGTGGTGACCTTGTTCTATGGGGCTGCCATGTACACCTACATGCTTCCACACTCTTACCACAGGCCAGCCCAGGACAAAGTCTTTTCTGTGTTCTACACAATCCTTACACCAATGCTAAATCCACTCATATACAGTCTGAGGAACAAGGATGTGACTGGAGCTCTTAAGAGGGCACTAGGCAGGTTTAAGGGTACACAAAGAGTGTCAGGAGAAGTGTTTTGA